Below is a genomic region from Gasterosteus aculeatus chromosome 2, fGasAcu3.hap1.1, whole genome shotgun sequence.
CTGTTACACTCAATAATGTCTTGAGCCATCATCTCATCTTCAGTTATGATCTCCAAGGGTTCCAGAATAGAGATGCGATGAAGCCTACCATCCagttccacctccaccaccttctgCGCCTGCGTGTAAGACAGGGTTTCTCTACTTGGAGATGCTTTGAGGCTGTAAGGGGATGGGGATCGCTGGCGGGCGCCCCCACGCCCGCCAACTGTCCCATTGGACTTCCTGACATTAGTTCCATCTCCTGCGGCCACCTGGCCTTTCCGACGTGGCTTCCTCATAGGCCACTAGTCACACTTTACCTCCTGttagaataaaagaaagaaaaaaaatgagaaaacaattTTCAGCCTTTAGCTCGGCGGCGATCGCTGAAAAAACACcgaaaatcccacaaatgatcggtttcgggcaatgcaGCATTCACAACcggacaattcaggtggacgtaATGAGTGATGTGAAttagatggtgcgagatcttgcaaggagacccaatgcGGTTTACAGGCAAGTACTATTTTTCCTctaggctactgaaatgcgatacacaacgtttggtggccaatACTAttaatactattttgtgctgaaaggcagctatttacttactacttATAAtgtcgctggtaaccgtattataccACTTGAGGcggtactttatcttcaataatgttaCCTTATTGCTAGTTTAATGCATCGTCTAGCAGATTACAACTAATTGAAGTTGTGAATAAGATTATagtgaatgaatttaaataatataaatattaagtCAGTGATGCCTGTCTGAGCGTTGGATTgactgttgtgtttttgcaggaCTATGGTCATTGACTGTTGTCTTCACACTACTTCACATGCTGTAACTCGTAAAACTATAACTCAATCAATAATTAGGCAAATGCGTACGCCAATGTATTGACAGCCAATAACTGGTCAAAAATGAGGGTCGCTGTCGATAGACAAGTtgtcgaaaaaaaaaaataatccctTGATTGTTCTCGGCTATATCTCATGTCGGCAACTACTGCCGATGCTAGCAGGCACCAGAGCCAAATAACGACACAACGAGCACAGCCAATCAGCTTCAGGGGCGGCTTGACTGATCCCACCCAGAGCCAATCAGCTGCGAGGACACCAGATAAGCGAGTAAAACGTCAGAACCAATCAGCTGCGAGGATACCAGATCAGGGAGTAAAATGTCAGCCGTATTTACAGTTCCAGACACAAGTAAAAGCTATTCTTCGGTTTAAATTTCAATTACAGATTTTCAAATAAATGCTATAGCGGTGGTTTATATTTTGATCTGGGCAGACGGATAAGAATGGCCCCAGTATTGAGAAAGTGCTCCTATTCTGACataaaagtacagaaataagtAACGTTAAGAGTTAGCGTTAGTTAAACTAGCGTTACAGATGTCACTAACCTGCTAACTTTACAACATAGGCAGGACTACACTTCGCAGGCGTGTTGTATTTCCACGTTGACGAGGTTCGGGACATGTTACTGTGTTAAAAAGACGGAAGGCGTTCAGAGCCACTGTGTAATAACTAAAAGGTACGTAGTAAAATGAAGGCGTCTTACCTATTATGGCAGCAGCTTGACACCGGTAGCTCACAGCCGGCGGCCTGAAGCCGCTTCGACAGTAATGGTTGCCTAGCCAGCCGCCTTACTTGTTGTACTCTCGAAGCTAACTGCTACCAGTTGGCTAGTTTCTGGCACAGCCGGTAAATCTCTCCATTTTAAACCGCCCCAGTTTCTCCACAACAAGGCGTTTTGAAGGCGCGCAGTCAATCTCAAAGGTTTACGGAGAACAAGACTGATATATTTGCGTGAGAAGTCTGAGTAACAGCTTATTATCGACTAAATGTTGCGGGAAGGAGAGATACTAGCATATTTCGGCTAGCTGTTTGGAACTCTGAGTGTGTGCTAACGTTAAATCGATACTGGCACGAGTAACAATTTAGCACTTCCGGATTCGTGTTTCAGAATAAACCCATTATTGGCGCACACGGTGTTTCAATGGGCAATTCGGCACGACGCCGCATTAAATCAACTTTCTACCCTCTGGCACAATTTTCTGTTGGAACACGTTGCACCTTGATATATCTGATCCATTCCGTCCAATTACAGGGAATATCATTTTCAGCTGCTCTCTAGCTGCAGTctggtttgttttaaaatgaggaAATAATTAACAGACGTACAAATTCTTTAGTTTCTCTTTTTGGGCATTCATAAATAACTTacttaattgatttattttaaagcttCATTTTAAGTTCGGATTAATCAAAAAGGTGCGCAAAATTAGTTGTAGTTTTCCTCATTAGTACTTCGGTAACTGTAATTTTATTTCGACGAAGAGTTTGCTCACTTCCGCTTTGATGGAAGCCGCTGCGGTGACGCTACCTTGACAGCAACAGCTTGAGCCCGCCCCGTTGACGTGACCACGTCGTGTTTTTCGCGCGCAAGCTGCTCAACGGGGCCAATGAACCCGTATTGATATGTATTGATCTTAGCAAAGTTTTATGCATTGTATATGTGTACTTTTCAGTCCAGATGATTACAACTCTGGACCACTGAAACATATGTGTGCACAGGTGTATGCTCATAAAAGTAGTTTACTCTTTTGATTTACCTACTCATAGAGTGAAAGACCAGCATACTATTTCAGGATAGAAGAGTTTTTACATTAGGGTCATGATACTAACTTGTGCAAACAGAAGACATGATAAATTAAACAGTATAACCTCAAAAGCACCAACCCAgttcaataaatatttaaaggcTTCTATTTTCTGGAAAGATTTAAGTTTACAATTTGGTGCAAAAATCAAGTTATGTACACAGCGTATCAGATATTAAAGTTGTGCTGTATGAAACCACAGAGTGATATAAGCAGAGCCATAATACATCTACTGGTTGCTTTCAACGTCATATTTGAGCGGAACCTGGATTTATATCAGACATTCACACAGTAAATACTTGTGGTTGgggtctttgtttgtctggGTTTTCAGGGCCAATCCTAGACTTCTTCCATCGATAATCATTTTGATAACTGTTAAGGATGATATTTCCATGACAAGAGattatatttgactttgagttAGGCTTTGAGTCTTTCTTGGGAGGCAACAATTACTAtttgctaaataaaaaaaacacatctatttttattgtttaattgaAAAACCACACTACAGTAAACTTTACAGCAAGCTCTGATATTTAGTTACAATGGATTTGCGAGACAAAATACCTATGGGGGATGTGTAACATGGGGAGCAATCCACACAATCCAATTGCACAAAAAAAGGCGTCTCAGTTTTTGAAAGAAGTATTCTTCACTGGCCAGGATAAAAGAAACAGAGTGAGTCCGTGGTTGGAATATACAAGGGCACCATTGGCAATATGCTGTGTAGGTTGTAGTAGTTAAAAGACATCAATCAGGTCACGGAGACATCGTTAGGGTGTTTTTCCTCTTAGAGTCACGGCGTGGGAATGGCACAAAGCTCCTCACTTCTTTGAAGCATAACCCTGTGGGAAAAAGAGGTGAACCATCTGTTTTCTGCTTGCAGTGCATGTCCACACCTCCAAATATTTCAAACAGAACCGCCGTTAGAGGTGTATAACATTATAATATGAATTCTAAATtacaacacagacagaagcacTGCCACAGGATGTTTGAGAAGTTATAAATCATTTAATATGACCAACGTGGTAAAAGCccggaaaaaaaatcaacttccACCTTTTGGAAAGCATGACAAGAATACGGTTCCAATGTATACTTTTTCCCAATATGAGAAAACTTGATTACTTTAGTTTCAATCTTCTTCAACTATCATATTacaacacattaaaacacaaaatctTTTCTCATAAAGTTGTAAAACGAGTCCGTAACTGATACATATAGTTTATGTGAGATGaaaagtacacacacaagaTTAGTGCATATACTGTATACACTAATCCAATATGAACATTTAGTGTATTATGGCTTATGGGTTTTTGCTTACGCTTCCACTCATCCAGGGACAGGGTGGCGTTGTCATGGCTGTCATCGTATGGTGCAGGCGGCGGTAAGTCTTCTAGGTCCCTTAGGCTGTCGAAATATGGGTGCTCCAGAGCTAGTTCAGCTGTGGGTCTCTCGTCCCCGTCCAGAACCAGCATCTTCTCCAGCAGGTCAATACCTGCAAATAGTTCATGGGACAAAACaatgtaaacatttgatcaAATGTAGCCACTATAAAATTGTACATGCTGATCTATTAAAACCTTTTCACTGAAATCCTTCATGTGGATGGTTGCTGCGAgtgcagcagaagcagaaaaTTGAATTTTTCATATCACAGAAGTACTACTTTTCTTTTGactatttttatataaaatgtaaacGTCGAAATCTGTAGACCGATGAAGCCCAAGAAAAAAGGCTTAACTCACCCATTGCACTGGCTCGGGGGAACAGCGTTGAGAAGTCTTTTCTGGGATAGCGTGGAAGGGCCTTAATATAATTTTTGGCCTGTGTTTAAAAAGGTACAagataaatgaaatgaagcatcaaaaacaaaattctaCCTGATATAAAGCAAATCGAAGCATCCGCTCattctgtatgtattttattttcctctgtgtTCATGGACTAGAAATGAATCCAATTACATGCATCTCTTCTGATAAATGATATTCTTAAAGCATCAATTGATTTTGAGGTAGTAGCATGTGTAACTTACACATCAACTGCTTCAGTCTGCAAATGCTGAATGTGTTTCTGTCAAGTTAAATGAATGACACAAGCATCTCACACATTTCCATGCTCTGCCCGTCGCTGAAATGCAATTAGGCAAACTGACAGTTGCACTGAGCTTATGTCTAAGAATGCGATACATTTAGAGTTTGGTGCAGATTTTATTGCATTCCTTATTGTCCTCATTTGACTTGTTTctgatacaaaacaaaaacttcacTGAATAGCTAAAGTAGTAGATAGAACCTTACAGCATCATTACTTACTATAAATTATTTCCATGTCTTTAAATCAATGTACttttatcaatcaatcaatcaaaagaAATCATGAATACTAGTAACATATCAACTCCATCAGAGTTAGATGCAGTTTAATTTTATACATGCGTATTTATGACATACGCATGCTATTATCTGTCCTACCTCTTGGCTGTCCAGCTTCTGTGTAAACTCTGCTCCAGGTACTCCAGTCACTTTCATGATCTGAGTCAGCTGGTCCATGTCTGGTAAATGCAACAATCAAGGGATTATTTACTTGGGATCTTCTGGTGGTTCAATAAACAAGCTCCACATTGGAGCAGGGACAAGCAGGAGTTCCATGCAGGTCCATAAAACTGACTAATAAAGAAAGCCTCAAGTGACAGCTTTATGTTCTAGTAGATGCTATGAATCATTAAAGTGCCTAAAGtgcaaaataaacataaaaggtACATCTAAAACATGCAGAAAAAGTATGTAATATAGTGCAGCAGTAGCAGCATTGCATGGTGCCGGAGGAGACTTGTTTTTGATTCATGTAATATACGGCGAGTGCCTTTTTTGTTCCACTCTGCACCTGATTTATAGCGCCCATCACAGCACTGTCACTTTTTAATAGCAGCTAGAATGGCATTTATTATCACGTCAATTTAACGAGGTGATATTAAAACttgatgtgatgtaatttaGGAATCATTtagtacatttacatttctgttaACTGAAACATATTCATTATCCGGGACCGCCTTGAAAAGTCCAGTGAACATAGAAAGCTGGTGAAAGGATACAATCTCTCCCTTTGAAAAGGGTTTTCCCATTGATCATTTCTGCCATGATACAGCCCACAGACCAGATGTCCActgtaataaaaaacagaataaaagaaCATGAACGAGAAAGTATAAAAAATACGTCACAAAGAGTATTTTAACTTACACTCAAAACAGTGCAAAGGAAAAAGTTGGCATTTACATGCCAGAGAAAAGTTTCTAGTCACAGATTCTATTGTGCTGTTTATATTGGGGAATACTTGTTGAGTGATACAATCCTGACAGGGTTTAAACACGTCAGAGCTTCTGTTTACAGTAGCTGCtgtttacaaaatgaaaaaaacgcTCCCAAAGAAGCATAAATCGGTTTGCTTGCAGTGAACAGAGGCTCTGTCTTTGTGGCTCAGCACTATCCGGCTGCTGTCAGACCCGTTTTTGTCAACGGCTAACAgattaagataaaaaaaagaagatttatAGTCAAAATAAGACCCATGAGCTTCAAATGCATTTCACGCACCATCGGCAGGATTACAAAAAACTGCTGAGCCACAAAGTGGCATCGTAGCCCCGCTAGAGAAAGAAGCCCTCGTAGCTGGAGATGTTTTCCAAACAGCAAACAGTTAAAGCACCGACGGCCAGGACTCAGGACACGTGTGAGAATTTGTAACAGCAGTGATTGTCTTGCCAGTCTGCGTGTAGTGCATCCAGTTCAGAATGACCTCGGGTGCCCGGTACCAGCGGGTCACCACGTAGCCCGTCATCTCAGCGTCGGTACTGCGAGCCAGCCCGAAGTCCAGGATCTGCATcggcagcagaagaagaggagcaatCACGATCACGATGGACATCTTTAAAGCTtacttgttgtttgtttatcagTTTTACATCCACGTTCAAATGTGTGTaaaaattcatttaaatcatatttgcTTAAACTGTCAGTGACAGAAGTATGTGAGATaaacagtaaaagtaaaatgtggTTCCTCTGCCTCCTCAAGATCCCACTGTGCCAAGAAAGAACACAAGCAATCAGAGCCGAGGAATCCATTGTGGCAGGTGAATTCACATAAAACTGTCCCTGGGATTTCCTATTTTACGCTTCAagggtttttagaaacatattCCAGAGTACCCTTTAAGGTTAGATGGTTTGTAACCAGAATGTTGAGCCAAAACCAAACAATCAAGGCTAATTATTTATAATAGTCAGGATATTATGATAAGTTTAGGCAAATCAAGGCAAATACAATGAAAAGGTCTGCAGATTAAACGAAAATATAGACATTGGTAATATTGATTCCAATGTAATTGTGttttcatcaacatcaacaGCAATATCTTTATGTCTCTTGAAATTTAGATCAGAATGATCTTTCTACGAACAAAATCCATTTCCTGTTCCCCATATTTCTCTAATGTGATATACTGCTGAATCCTATTATTTCATGGCTGCAGCATCCCCATCACTTCAGGTGTGTCATGTTTTCATGTGAAATGCCTCAAAGTACAAACCTTCAGTTCACAGTCCTGGTTCACTGCCAAGTTTCCAGGCTTTAGATCCTGTAAAGGAAAAGGAGCTGAGTGGCGGTTACTTCTTGCACATGGTGATTTGCAGCTTGCTTGTACTGAGCAGTAACACTGGGCTCGGGAGGACCCAGAGTGCCTGAGCTCAATTTTATGTCTCAATCCCTGAATACAGCCGCATTTTAAACAGGGATTCAAATGGTAAGATGCAACTACGAGCTGACCATAAGACTCACTGCAGCATTTCTGCACAGTCACTCCTAAAATACTGTGCGACACTGGCGGTGAGTGTCGATAATACCTTAACTGTGCAGGAATTTTAAGAGTAATGGCAGGGCAACACCACCCAATCATTACATGAACATATTTGGTGAACAAACAGCTCACTAAATATGTTCAAACAAATGTTACCGCTGCTCTACAACACACCATTTCATTTGTTAATAATAAGCCTAATCAATCAATTTAATGGTGCGAAATAAAAGCTATATTTTAGGATAAATGCTCAGGACAAATCTTCATAACAGAGTATGTTTGTAAATCTACTAAAGATCAAGATCATTTTAGGGTTTAGACGTATAAGAAGCTATTAATATCCGCCCTACTTTCCCGAGGCCACTCACACGCACATTTGGCACCAGTGAAGACGGGCGTGGTCAAACATCTCTAGACCTGCAGTTAAACCACAGTGAGTCAACTCGCCCTACCTGTCGAGGCAGAGTTCTGCTTTAAtaacaattaaaataataaatcaacattCCCCCGGATATCTTTAGTACGGGACACGGTGCACGTGGGCCTTCGGAGCCAGAATATTCTACCACGCAAATCActgcacacaaaacattttcacaGAAACTTTcacagaagaaaacattttgtcaGGAACTTTTTTCGATGCCTAATCTTAAATAACAAGTTGACGTTTGACGTGTGCTTACCCTGTGGATGATCCCAGCTTTGTGAATGtactgcagagagggagaaacagagacGCGTTCATAACACCGGCATCCAAAATGCGTGATATACTGCATTTATATATAGTGGTATAGATAGTTTTATTAGTATCCCTATTCTTAAACCTGACTGCTGTCTATTATAGTataattatatacaatatatatatgtatgtatatatagtatTGCATGATTGTGTATGAAACGGTGCAGGAGTATCCCTGCACAATTGACAATTCTCTGAACTTATTATATTATAGCATTTATTAATATAGCACATATCCGGCATGAATGTGGGGCATGATAACTTTGAAATTCATCCAGCAAGGTTTTGATTAGTCACcacaaatgttaaaataatctCCTCGTGATGCGATAACATTGTACGTTTTGGAAAGGTCGGCTCACCCTGAGACCACACAGCATCTGGTAGACGAGAAACTGGACTTTGTCTTCTGTGAGATGACCTCGGACCTTGGACAAGTCAGTAAACATGTAAGGCATCACCAGGTAGCtgagaaaaagagagcgagaggagcagAGCGAGCGAGGGGATGAATGGAGAGAGACTGGCAGTATAATTACCTCTTTTGAAAAGGCCAAGCACTGTACAAGCTTCATTCAGTCCAGATAACAAAGAATGCTTAAGAAAAGGCCTTTGCAGAGTGCTATTCATTGTGTACTCCAGGACTCACACATTGATCTAGAAGCTTAGGGTGCATGTCTAGTTTATGTAACACTTATGTTCATACAACCTCCAGATACTCTATGCTCTTCCTCTTTGTCGTTTCCTCCTAATTACCTCCTGCTAACGTCTAACTTGAATGTTTTTATCTTATTGGTAGGGCCGTGCGGTATACCGGTTCAAACGGTACACCGGTATGAGACTACGGTATGAACtgctcacgtaccgttcataccggtgttacgccgtAACAACTGGCGTTGCTCTTCGGCGtgcggcagaatttatttttacacgtcatgGAGGCGCCAAGCGGCCGCAGCTGCTTGTCTTACGTGTGCTGAGCTTGAGTGacggttataactttataacaacaatgaataacccacaacaaacactctttaacggggtgaaacaccacaacacaacagcttgtgacacatgaacaatttgtaacactaatagttgtacatttataaacTGCATGCTGCgtacagctcacaaccagaagtaactctgttgctacatgaaaacacggaaaagagcgacacaggaggaacaacgagagaccagagatgcagcAACACAACGTGTGCCCCAAAGAGGAACTGTGTCCGTTTGGAGGGTTTCAGAatacgatttattgcaaagtctgtcgagccgctggtggcaacactagcagccataACAAGCTAACAAGCTGACGAGCTAACACTCTAAGTTACGAGCAGGTTGGCCAGCAAGCGGCCGTGGTCCTTTCcgaatgaattaatgtgtttacttgaaaaagcaacacTGTCACAtaccgggacaccgtcagaaTACCGTGATGTGGATTTTTGGAGCCCTACTCAGCAGCACACTAAAATCAGTCATTCAATCatataaatacattgttttgcGTCATACAGCTCCACATTATTTTCGCTAAAGCCTTTATCTGTCACAAAAAGAAGCGTTGCTTGTCTCTGCCCAGCGGCTTTGCTAATAAGGTGAAAGACACTCACAAGTCCTGCATGTCGTCGAGGCTCGAGGCGGATGAGAACACATCAAGAAGTCCTATCACCTGTTTGGAATGAAAAAGCAAAGCGACAAATAGCGACAGAGAGTACAGAGACACAGGCGCAGACATGAGCTAAACTATTTACCGGGTATTATCACGTCTAAAATGCTAAATCGTAGAGCCATTTCAAGTGGCAATCTCAAAgatgttcatttaaataaatagcaTTTAATACATCAGCTATCGCAAAAGGAGTTTACACAATTGTGGCACGGTGGTGAAAGTATATTGATATATTTGCAGTAAACTCTAAGCACAAGCTATCTATTGAATGGACTGCGGGTCGGGGGAGGTGATGGAGTGTCCTGTCCGGGTCAAGTGCTGCAGCCACCAGGCACGTGGCTTTGGTCACACACGCAAGCCGTTGGGCAAACAGAGCGGGCGCGCGCGTTCACGCGGCTTCTAAGCGGCAGCGGCACACATGCTGGGGAGACGACCGGGAGGATCTGCTGAAGCACTAGAGGCCAATCAGGAGGTAAATCAAAAGGACTCATCTATCTCACCCTGTAGACCCACACAGGGGAGAACTGCTCTGCCCTGGGAGTTAGAACATGAACCCATCCGCTTCATTACAGGACACTTTTTGCTTCCTATCTACTGCCTCTGAGTTGCCTGTTTTAGCTTGATTCTTGCCTCCGAGTCTTCTGCGGTGCCACTACGTGTGTAGGCCAGTATAGGGCTCACCAACACGAGCACACAGTCATGCGCTTGAAAACGGACGCATGCTCGCACGCCCTCAAACATGGCGACATGAACACTCCTTCCTACACATCACCAAGCCATCAAATGTTATCTTTATTTTCGTTACTTTAAGTTATTTTATACATCTCGTTAAAAACAGTTAGTTATTAACATTATATAGTCATTTTATTCAATGAATGATTATTAATATTATgaaatattaacattattagATAAATAATCAGAGTATTCTTTTGTCAGTTTTTTCGTCATCAGTCGTTAGAATGCGTTGCCTCTGTTATGTTTGCATGTTATTCAGTTTGGAAAACACAATCCATCAATCCCTTATCGGTAGCTGCTTATCCTGTTGAGGGTCGGTCCCAGCGGACATTGGGTAAAGGTAGAGTACACCCTGAACAGGCCGCCAGGCCATCGCAGGGCTTGTGCAAATAATGGCGAAACACCTTAAGGATTACCACTTGCGAGGTTGTATAAAACCACAATTCAATTCTAGGCCTCTGAAgcaacaaaagagagagaggcgtCAGGTTTAATCTCCTCACGTTTTCATGCTTCATGTGTTTGAGCAGTCGCAGCTCCCTGTAGGCCCTCTTAGCGAAGATCTCTGACTGGAAGGGCCTGTGGAGCTTCTTGATGGCCACTTTTTCTTTAGTCTTCTCATTTATTGCTGAGCTGTGATGAATAATGGAAAAAGAAGCCATTAGCTGTGCACTCTGCGCCTTCTATCTTCACTATGATTTCCCCCCTTTGAAGACAGGAGGAGCAGTGAGAAAATCTATTTTGAGGCATCGCTCTCGCAAAGAAGCCCCATGAGTTCCTACAACAACGGACGGAGTGGGGGGGCCTCTGGGGTTTATTCAGCATGAACATGTATGTAATGCTTGGCAACTGGTGATGTGCACAGTATGTCTGCAGTGATCTGCAGGGTACCAACTCGTAGGAGGACAGGCTATTTGAAGCCTCATCCACCAACACGCATCACACAACACTTGTGCATAATGCTGTGGTTAAAACGCACCCGTAACACACAAAGTGCATCTTACAAGTACAGTGACAGCAGTGAATGTTACCATTTATTAATGTGTTCTTTGTCCATGTTTGCAATTGTCGCAAGACAATTCATGACAGATGTGCAATTTGGCAAGATTACAAGATGATGGTGCTGGAGTTTATCAGAACATCGCTCCCTAGCTGATGCGTAAAACGCCGAGGAGGAGTAACTGGCACAATATCTGCAGCTCTGCGAGGTGCAACACTAAAGTTTAACAACAATAATTCGTAtgccccccacgcccccccccctccccgtgcaCTTCTTCACCTCGCGTGTCACCGCATGCAGAAATGAACGTGCAAAAGTGGCCATCTTTAATATGCACACAGCGTATAATAACATCACACCAACCGCCAGCCGCCTCTCCGCGGCGCGGCAAGGCGCCAGGTGGTGTCGTGCTGACGGTGTACCGTTACACTGCAGTACAGTAACCCGCGCGAACCCCCCGCAGGACCCACGCAGCCGGTGACGCAACCCCCTCGACGGGGGAAGGTGAGAATAAAAAAAGGTGCCGGCGAACGTTGCGACCCACGCGCGTGAAGTAAAGGACACTCACCACACCGAGCCGTACGCCCCGGTCCCTATCTGCTTGAGGCGGGTGTACTTCTCCGGCACCTCCCACGCCGTGTTGTTGATTTCCTCGCGGTAGAAATGCGCCCGAGCCTCCATCGTCAAGAGGATAAGGCGAAACTTGGGAAACAAGTTCTCCTCCCTCAGCTTGCAGCGCTGTCACTTGTTCGGGAGGTGAAGCAAAAACActgctgagaaaaagaaagcagaggaaAGACGTCTTACCCGACAGCTTGTTTCCGTTAggggttttcaaaataaagtccaTTACGCGTTAACTGTGTGGGAGTGACGCGAGTAATCCTCTGTCAGGAACAAACGGCTAAGGGTTCATTAAGGAATATGCATCATGTAGAAAAGGATTTTACTCATATCTAATAGTTAACCTATTATATTTTGATTTTTCCATCAAAAATAACCTTTATTTCGAAGGCAACTCAATAGATATCCTGTGTAGACTTGACAGCTCGAGCAACGCGGCTCAAGTCCGTCAGTACACGTTATTGACTGTGTTACAGCGGGGCCGCTTAACGTGTACCCGCACGTTGTCTCTCATTTCCATAGGAGACACTAAACGTTTCACAACGCGTCACTCCGCCGTGTGGAAAACAACCACGGCTCGCCTGCTGGAACACGACTTAATTCGCTCCCACCCACACGAAGAAGGTGTTACCGGTCATGAATAATCGCTGCACGCTGCCAGAAGTTTATGAATCATGGCCGCGGACAGCAGGACACTCGCACTCACTGACATGGATAAAACATGAATTCAGCTctgccatttttttctttgcagaagTAGGTTTCTAATCAATTAATAAATGATCTGTAATCATAAACCATTCTTTGGCATTTCTTTCTAACCTGTA
It encodes:
- the mapk13 gene encoding mitogen-activated protein kinase 13 isoform X1 → MDFILKTPNGNKLSGKTSFLCFLFLSSVFASPPEQVTALQAEGGELVSQVSPYPLDDGGSGAFLPRGNQQHGVGGAGEVHPPQADRDRGVRLGVVIGLLDVFSSASSLDDMQDFYLVMPYMFTDLSKVRGHLTEDKVQFLVYQMLCGLRYIHKAGIIHRDLKPGNLAVNQDCELKILDFGLARSTDAEMTGYVVTRWYRAPEVILNWMHYTQTVDIWSVGCIMAEMINGKTLFKGRDYMDQLTQIMKVTGVPGAEFTQKLDSQEAKNYIKALPRYPRKDFSTLFPRASAMGIDLLEKMLVLDGDERPTAELALEHPYFDSLRDLEDLPPPAPYDDSHDNATLSLDEWKRLCFKEVRSFVPFPRRDSKRKNTLTMSP
- the mapk13 gene encoding mitogen-activated protein kinase 13 isoform X2, whose amino-acid sequence is MEARAHFYREEINNTAWEVPEKYTRLKQIGTGAYGSVCSAINEKTKEKVAIKKLHRPFQSEIFAKRAYRELRLLKHMKHENVIGLLDVFSSASSLDDMQDFYLVMPYMFTDLSKVRGHLTEDKVQFLVYQMLCGLRYIHKAGIIHRDLKPGNLAVNQDCELKILDFGLARSTDAEMTGYVVTRWYRAPEVILNWMHYTQTVDIWSVGCIMAEMINGKTLFKGRDYMDQLTQIMKVTGVPGAEFTQKLDSQEAKNYIKALPRYPRKDFSTLFPRASAMGIDLLEKMLVLDGDERPTAELALEHPYFDSLRDLEDLPPPAPYDDSHDNATLSLDEWKRLCFKEVRSFVPFPRRDSKRKNTLTMSP